The Bradyrhizobium guangxiense genomic sequence TGGCGATGCGCGCCAGGGCCGCGTCGAGCAACGGATCGCACTCCTTGTGAGCCCGATCAGCGGCCTTGGCATTCTCTTCGGTGCTGCTGGCCTGCGATCCGGCCTTCAGCACCGGGTCGCACCCTGCGAAGGCCGCCGTCAGCTGGTCACCGATGCTCTTGATCTGGCTCGCGCGTGACGGATCATCCTGCTCCGCCGCGTCCAGATATTGACGGATCTCGTCGCGATTCTGGTTCGCAGTCTTCAGGCGAGCGGCATTGCCGGCCTCGGTCGCCTCGGTGAAGATGGCATAGAGCGCGGCATGATAAGTCTCCGTGCGGCGCTGGGCGCGCGCAAGGCTGAGGGCGGAGGATTGCGCGGCGGCGAGTTCGCCGAAGCCATCGACGGTCGCGGACAGCTCACGCACACCGAAGGTCGCGACGCCGATCATCGCACACCCCATCACGGTCACGATCAGCGCGACCTTCCACACGATCTTCAGATTGTTCAAAAAGCTCATTTCCGCCGCCCGATGATGGTTCTGCTGACGCATATTCCCAGCACCGGCATTGGAACCGGCGGACGTTAAAATTTAATCTCAATGACCCGAGTAGTCTTACGGAAAACTAACCCTTCTGCGCTCCGGCGTAAGCCTCGCGTAAGCTTCGGCCTGTTTTCACTCAGGAGCGACCCTGATCACCGCTCCGGGAACCGCGGCCCGATGGCAGCCGTTGTCAGCGCATGCGGATCAGAGAAGAGAACCGAAACATGTTTCTGCTGGCGACGGTGACGCTGTGCTGCAGCGCCTTGGCCGGCACATTGACGCTGCTTCAGCCAATGCTCGAGCCGGCTCCGGCAAGGCTGGGCGCAGAGCGATCTGCCATCGATGCTCCCCGGACGCCGGTTCAGACACCGGTCCGGGTGGTCGGCGCGCCGTTCGAGCCCAACGTCAATCCGCGCGAGCGATAGCACTCACCTCGGCGATACCTTCGTGCCCTCTTCGGGCCAGCCATGGGCACGGGCCAATTCCTCCACGAACGCGATCACCTCCGCCCGCTTGTCGGGCGGCAGCGACAGGAAGGCGCGGATGAGCCTCAGCCCCTCCACCTCTTCCGACCGTTCTTTTCCGGCATCCATCTGGCTAATGTCGGGCGATCGGGAAAAATATGCAATCCCTTGCAAACCTCCTTGATTCGTCGCAGCCGCTTTGCTGGAATGAGGTGGCTGAGGTCGATCATGAAATGGATCAGGGAGCGCGACGCACTGATCGCGCAGACACTGGCCTTCGTCCAATCGGTAACCGGCAGAAAGGATGACGTCCTTCAGCCGGAGAGGACCACGGTTGCGTCGATCAGCGCGACCGAGTTTGTCGCGGTCGAGACCGTCACGGTCGAGGCCGAGCTGACGCAAGCTTCCGCGCCGCCTCTGCCCACGCCTCTTCCGCCGCCACGGGCCGGCGGAGATTTCCGCTCCGAGATGCAGGCCCGCATCGCCAATTTCCGCAAGCATCAGGAGCGGTTCGAGCGCGAGCGCGAGGAATATTGTGCCGCAACCCTGACCAAATTGCGCGCCGCCATCCGCGACGCCCCCGGCCCATCGGCCGAAAGGTAAGCCGCCCCCAGAGGGCCTAAAGCCAGGACCAGACCAGCCAAAGATTGGCCGCGCAGGCGCCGAATAGCGCCAGCGTCAGCGGTAGGAGCATGTGCCCGCAGGAGGTCTTGAGGTCGCTCGTCATAGCGGAAAACATCCGCTGATTCCGGCCAAGGAGTCCCAGGGATTCTTTTTTCCCGGATTCAGGACTCGTTAAGGACTCAGGGCTCGGCCCCTCGATCACGGCTCCGTGATCGACGGTCGACCGGAACCCCTTACCCCGCAAGCTCGTTAATTGCCAATCTTGGAGCGGTAAGAATGCCCTACGCCCTGTTCTGCAACGACGCCCAGATCAGCAAGGCCTATCCGAGCGAGGCCGACGTCTGGAAGCTGGCCCAGCGGAGTGGTCTCGTCGTCGATGTCATGGCGGACGATGAGCGGCCCGGACCACGCCGGGTGCTCGACAATGACTACGAGATCGCGCCTTGCCAAGCAGCCCAAGGCGAGGCCCCCGCCAAGAACAAGGCCGAGGCCGACCGCCAGTCCAGGATGGAGCTTGAGCTGAATTCCTGAGGATTGCAGGCGAAAGCCGCAAAGTGGTTAGGGCGTGGCGGCCGCAAGCGATGCCTGCTCGCCCGGCATGGGCACACAGGCCTTGCGGCGGTGCAGCCCGCGGATGGCGCCGGTCACCTTCAGCACCTTGCCCGACGGACAGGAAGCGTCCTTGACGAAAGCCACCTCGTAGGGTGCCAACATCAGAGGCTCGGATTTGAGGATTGTTTGTGCAGAGCACGGCAGGCAGAGGAAGCACGAAAGCACCCCTGCCGACACCAAGATACGCATGTCCGTCGTCCCACCAGCCCGGTAATTCTCATATAACGCGTTCCGGAGCGCGAGTTCCGTAAGCGGCAAAAATTATTTTTGCTTT encodes the following:
- a CDS encoding DUF6719 family protein: MRILVSAGVLSCFLCLPCSAQTILKSEPLMLAPYEVAFVKDASCPSGKVLKVTGAIRGLHRRKACVPMPGEQASLAAATP